One part of the Vicia villosa cultivar HV-30 ecotype Madison, WI linkage group LG6, Vvil1.0, whole genome shotgun sequence genome encodes these proteins:
- the LOC131611725 gene encoding lectin beta-1 and beta-2 chains-like, protein MATTQISFCVTVLSILLTTIFFFKVNSTETETTSFSIPKFVSDQPNLIFQGTAYTSNERVYLTKREENDVGRVLYSAPIHIWDSKTGNVADFNTSFHFSIDAVGSPIADGIAFFLAPVDTQPGGPGGYLGLFNSKEYNKTVKTVAVEFDTYKNAWDPSDSHIGIDVNSIESKSTVPWTLYTDRWTEVEISFKAATSELSVFLTYPYTPGNYTHSEIVVLKDVLPEWVRVGLSASTGLDYAPHEVYSWSFHSELKLSSSSNQVAAA, encoded by the coding sequence ATGGCTACTACCCAAATCTCATTCTGTGTAACAGTTCTATCCATTCTCTTAACAACAATCTTTTTCTTCAAGGTGAACTCAACTGAAACTGAAACCACTTCCTTTTCCATCCCAAAGTTTGTCTCAGACCAACCAAATCTAATCTTCCAAGGCACTGCCTATACCTCCAACGAGAGGGTGTATCTGACCAAGAGAGAAGAGAACGATGTTGGCAGAGTTCTCTATTCTGCACCTATCCATATTTGGGATAGCAAAACCGGCAACGTTGCTGATTTCAACACTTCCTTCCATTTTTCTATAGATGCAGTTGGAAGTCCGATTGCCGACGGAATAGCGTTCTTCCTCGCACCGGTAGATACCCAGCCGGGAGGTCCTGGTGGGTATCTCGGACTTTTCAACAGCAAAGAGTATAACAAAACTGTTAAAACCGTTGCTGTTGAGTTTGACACTTACAAAAATGCGTGGGATCCAAGCGACTCTCATATTGGAATCGATGTTAACTCTATCGAATCCAAAAGTACTGTCCCATGGACTTTGTATACTGATCGTTGGACTGAAGTTGAGATAAGTTTTAAAGCTGCTACTAGTgagttaagtgtttttttaactTATCCTTATACACCTGGTAATTATACCCATAGTGAAATTGTGGTTTTAAAGGATGTTCTTCCTGAATGGGTAAGGGTTGGTTTGTCAGCTTCCACTGGATTAGATTATGCACCACATGAAGTTTATTCATGGTCTTTTCATTCTGAGTTGAAGCTAAGTTCAAGTTCTAACCAAGTTGCAGCTGCATAG